Proteins from a genomic interval of Campylobacter concisus:
- a CDS encoding dynamin family protein — MFNEFINAYKARYFKVFTNDFKGELARLVNDLNDPSLHISEQIKESLNLLIDTLNEPPLIAVIGQFSSGKSTFLNALLGQDILPSGLTPVTAKAVRLKFAKIPLLSVKFINGSESLLASSDLAELNKLGEQVSGMTLYAPSEILKEINFIDTPGLNSLRDADTKETKNTLKKVSGAIWLSLANNAAKASELESIKEILKANDLKAICLINQKDKLSEEGLENLLKHTGQTYGELFEDIIAISSKQALLGITNNEKSLLEASNFNEALKAIKECFLDKSFKENFIKARAKKIVKLLTNEQEKHLEIYDNARLILDEFSGSLDERLEAIKEEFKPKIALSYSQMSEVIKLAADEVFKLLKPFSKTKFNASKTLLNKEIYKRENFEVISLDSDEVFSKLIYEDVVFNKFFKRYKKDLKELENAITSAFNELYKNLEDKFLIYKSRYENYASFDDQVLAYETKSINTYAGRTYENFLREYETAKFKAIQKVSLFFEKLDIKLASNYENALKLAVYFIKQKIEKTLESHLQMNTPLYIPSAKDVYERMLDAFSLYEFEALMCSNSSFLNKILLDIKSDFNEIYTLKIAMLDGLKARVKEQISKIEELCENSLLLR; from the coding sequence ATGTTTAATGAGTTTATAAATGCCTACAAAGCGAGATATTTTAAGGTCTTTACAAATGATTTTAAGGGTGAGCTAGCTAGGCTCGTAAATGATCTAAACGATCCTAGTTTGCATATAAGCGAGCAGATAAAAGAGAGCTTAAATTTACTAATAGATACTCTAAATGAACCACCACTAATAGCTGTTATCGGTCAATTTTCAAGTGGAAAATCAACGTTTTTAAACGCACTGCTTGGTCAAGATATCTTGCCATCAGGACTAACTCCAGTCACCGCAAAGGCTGTGAGGCTAAAATTTGCAAAGATACCACTTCTAAGTGTGAAATTTATAAACGGTAGCGAGAGCTTGCTAGCAAGTAGCGATCTAGCCGAGCTAAATAAGCTAGGCGAGCAAGTTTCTGGCATGACGCTTTATGCGCCAAGTGAGATTTTAAAAGAGATAAATTTCATCGACACTCCTGGCCTAAACTCGCTAAGAGATGCTGACACAAAAGAGACAAAAAATACACTAAAAAAGGTTAGCGGTGCGATATGGCTAAGCCTTGCAAACAACGCCGCAAAGGCAAGCGAGCTTGAAAGTATCAAAGAAATTTTAAAAGCAAATGATCTAAAAGCGATCTGCCTAATCAACCAAAAAGACAAGCTAAGCGAGGAGGGGCTTGAAAATTTGCTAAAGCACACTGGGCAAACTTATGGCGAGCTTTTTGAGGATATCATCGCTATCTCATCAAAGCAAGCCCTTCTTGGCATAACAAATAATGAAAAAAGCCTACTTGAAGCTTCAAATTTTAACGAAGCTCTAAAGGCTATTAAAGAGTGCTTTTTAGACAAGAGCTTTAAAGAAAATTTCATAAAAGCAAGGGCAAAAAAGATCGTAAAACTCCTAACCAACGAGCAAGAAAAACATCTAGAAATTTATGACAATGCGCGGTTGATTTTAGATGAATTTAGTGGCTCATTAGATGAGAGGCTGGAGGCGATAAAAGAGGAGTTTAAGCCAAAGATCGCTTTAAGTTATAGTCAAATGAGTGAAGTTATAAAACTTGCTGCCGATGAGGTATTTAAGCTACTTAAACCATTTTCAAAGACAAAATTTAACGCTTCAAAGACGCTTTTAAACAAAGAAATTTATAAGCGTGAAAATTTTGAGGTAATAAGTCTTGATAGCGACGAAGTCTTTTCAAAACTTATCTACGAAGATGTAGTTTTTAATAAATTTTTTAAACGCTACAAAAAAGATCTAAAAGAGCTAGAAAATGCAATAACCTCAGCGTTTAATGAGCTTTATAAAAATTTAGAGGATAAATTTTTAATATACAAATCTCGCTATGAAAATTACGCTAGCTTTGATGATCAAGTCTTGGCTTACGAAACAAAATCCATAAACACCTATGCCGGACGGACATATGAAAATTTTTTAAGAGAGTATGAAACGGCTAAATTTAAGGCTATACAAAAGGTCTCTTTATTTTTCGAAAAGCTTGATATAAAGCTAGCCTCAAACTATGAAAATGCACTCAAACTCGCGGTTTATTTTATAAAGCAAAAGATAGAAAAGACGCTAGAATCGCATCTGCAGATGAATACGCCACTTTATATTCCAAGCGCAAAAGACGTCTATGAGCGTATGCTTGATGCGTTTAGCCTTTATGAGTTTGAAGCTTTAATGTGCTCAAACAGCTCGTTTTTAAATA